A single genomic interval of Helianthus annuus cultivar XRQ/B chromosome 13, HanXRQr2.0-SUNRISE, whole genome shotgun sequence harbors:
- the LOC118485855 gene encoding uncharacterized protein LOC118485855 — protein sequence MTGDLSQLVNVKEFNGGYVSFAGGESGRITLKGTVRNGVLSFENVNYVPELKHNLLSISQICDRGNLVHFTKKGCHVLKPGIVIPEDWFLMTAERKGNAYVIDMNKKPCEEITCLFSKISEHDGLLWHRRLGHVNMKNLNRLAKGQLVRDLPIKDFMSVEKCVACAKGKAHRKPHKAKPAPSTKAVLELLHMDLFGPVNVLSIGKKAYCLVIVDDYSRYTWVYFLSHKNETAVLVKQFITLAENQASAKVKVIRLDNGTEFKNITLDTFYIDKGIDRQFSAPQTPQQNGVAERRNRTLIEAARTMLADSKLPSFFWAEAVSTACYIQNHALVNKRHMKTPYEILEGRAGMSIPKQPLSFEDTEDEEQMQESVRHHTIDPPGMLFTQHPTPPPMFYRSPEGASTGGYASSSSDSALFPEPIPEDCIVTTPLAHSTAAPNEGESSNTTTEEEIVPDLAIPTSVQRNHPIENVIGPGFRQIEGLDYDEVYAPVARLEAIRIFLAYASYMGFTVYQMDVKTAFLFGDVKEEIFVEQPPGFVHPDHPEYAYKLDKALYGLHQAPRAWYATLTEHLLAHGYTRGTIDQTLFIKKVGKDQILVQIYVDDIIFGSTIKQSSQGILIHQGKYVDDVLAKFKFTDAKPAETPMAERPLLTEDEEGDSVDQRQYRSMIGSLMYLTASRPDIMFAVCNCARYQANPKTSHLIAVKRIFRGRKKKGVAMTGK from the exons atgacaggagacttatcccaactggTGAATGTCAAAGAGTTTAATGGcggatatgtctcatttgcgggaggagAGTCAGGCAGAATCACGTTAAAAGGAACTGTTCGAAACGGTGTCTTAAGCTTTGAGAATGttaattatgttccagaactgaaacacaatctgttaagTATTTCTCAGATTTGTGATCGAGGGAATTTAGTTCATTTCACAAAGAAGGGGTGTCATGTTCTTAAACCTGGgattgttattccagaagactggttcttgatgacagCTGAGAGAAAGGGAAATGCATATGttattgatatgaacaagaaaccgtgtgaagagatcacttgtCTATTTTCAAAGATTTCGGAGCATGATGGTCTGTTGTGGCATCGTCGTCTTGGGCATGTGAACATGAAAAACTTAAACCGTCTAGCTAAAGGTCAACTGGTACGTGATCTTCCAATCAAGGATTTCATGTCGGTAGAgaaatgtgttgcttgtgcgaaagggaaagctcatcgaaaacctcataaGGCTAAACCAGCTCCTTCGACAAAAGCTGTACTTGagctacttcacatggatctttttggcccagtgaatgtgctgagtaTTGGGAAGAAAGCTTATTGTCTGGTAATagtcgatgattactctcgctacaccTGGGTGTACTTTCTCAGTCATAAAAATGAAACTGCTGTCTTGGTGAAACAATTTATCActttggctgaaaatcaagcgagtgCTAAGGTGAAGGTCATTCGAttagacaatgggacagaattcaagaacatTACTTTGGATACATTCTACATTGATAAGGGAATTGATCGTCAGTTCAGTGCGCCTcaaactcctcaacaaaatggagtagctgaaagaaggaatcgtactctcATCGAGGCTGCGCGAACTATGCTGGCTGATTCgaagcttcctagcttcttttgggccgaggctgttagcacggcttgttacaTCCAGAATCACGCTTTAGTAAACAAACGTCATATGAAAAcaccttatgagattctggagggac GTGCAGGTATGTCTATTCCCAAACAACCATTGTCATTTGAAGACACTGAAGACGAAGAACAGATGCAAGAAAGCGTGAGGCATCATACCATTGATCCACCGGGAATGTTGTTTACACAGCATCCTACGCCTCCGCCGATGTTCTATCGATCCCCTGAAGGTGCCTCAACTGGTGGTTATGCATCAAGCAGTTCTGACTCTGCATTGTTTCCTGAACCAATTCCTGAGGATTGCATTGTCACCACTCCTTTAGCTCATAGTACTGCagcacctaatgagggggagtctagcaacaccaccactgaagaggagaTCGTACCTGACTTGGCAATACCTACGAGTGTACAACGCAATCACCCAAtagagaatgtgattggtcct ggatttagacAAATAGAAGGTCTGGactatgatgaagtatatgctccggttgcacgacttgaagccatTCGGATCTTCTTAGCTTACGCGTCGTACATGGGgttcactgtttatcagatggacgtcaagacTGCGTTTCTCTttggagatgtgaaggaagaaatctTTGTTGAGCAGCCCCCAGGGTTTGTGCATCCAGACCATCCAGAGTATGCTTACAAGCTAGACAAGGCGCTGTACGGTTTACACCAAGCTCCACGGGCTTGGTATGCCACATTGACTGAACATCTTTTGGCTCATGGGTACACACGTGGCACAATAGATCAGACTTTGTTTATCAAGAAAGTGGGCAAGGATCAAATCTTAGTTCAGatttatgtcgatgatattatcttcGGGTCTACGA tcaagcagagttctCAAGGGATTcttattcatcaagggaagtatgtggatgacgtGCTGGCGAAATTCAAGTTTACGGATGCAAAGCCTGCTGAAACACCAATGGCAGAGAGACCgctattgactgaagatgaagaaggagattcTGTAGATCAACGTCAGTATAGGTCTATGATCGGGTcgttgatgtatctcacagcaaGTCGTCCGGATATTATGTTTGCTGTCTGCAACTGTGCacgatatcaggctaatcctaaaacttctcatcttattgctgttaaaAGAATCTTTCG ggggagaaaaaaaaAGGGTGTTGCaatgactgggaaatga